A portion of the Corynebacterium occultum genome contains these proteins:
- the nrdF gene encoding class 1b ribonucleoside-diphosphate reductase subunit beta has translation MSDDSAPQDGYTPYLEANPKPVEAINWNEITDEKDLEVWDRLTSNFWLPEKVPVSNDVKTWKTLTEVEKRATMRVFTGLTLLDTIQGTVGAVALLPDAKTMHEEAVYTNIAFMESVHAKSYSNIFMTLAATPEINDAFRWSEENENLQRKAKIILSYYEGEDPQKRKIASVLLESFLFYSGFYLPMYWSSHAKLTNTADIIRLIIRDEAVHGYYVGYKYQKALENETPERREELKQYAFDLLYDLYENETQYSEDLYDELGWTEDVKRFLRYNANKALNNLGYEGLFPADETKVSPAILSALSPNADENHDFFSGSGSSYVIGKAESTTDDDWDF, from the coding sequence ATGTCCGATGATTCTGCCCCGCAGGATGGATACACGCCTTATCTCGAGGCCAACCCGAAGCCCGTTGAGGCCATCAACTGGAACGAGATCACCGATGAGAAGGACCTTGAGGTCTGGGATCGCCTGACCTCGAACTTCTGGCTCCCGGAAAAGGTTCCGGTCTCCAATGACGTCAAGACCTGGAAGACGTTGACCGAGGTCGAGAAGCGGGCCACGATGCGTGTCTTCACCGGCCTGACCCTGCTGGACACCATTCAGGGCACTGTCGGCGCGGTTGCGCTGCTCCCGGATGCCAAGACCATGCATGAGGAGGCGGTGTACACCAACATCGCCTTCATGGAGTCGGTGCACGCCAAGTCTTACTCCAATATCTTCATGACCCTGGCCGCCACCCCGGAGATCAATGACGCCTTCCGCTGGTCCGAGGAGAATGAGAACCTCCAGCGCAAGGCGAAGATCATCCTCTCCTACTATGAGGGTGAAGATCCGCAGAAGCGCAAGATCGCCTCCGTGCTGCTAGAGTCCTTCCTCTTCTACTCCGGTTTCTACCTGCCGATGTACTGGTCCTCGCATGCGAAGCTGACCAACACCGCCGACATCATCCGCCTTATCATCCGTGATGAGGCTGTGCACGGTTACTACGTGGGCTATAAGTATCAGAAGGCGCTGGAGAATGAGACTCCGGAGCGTCGCGAGGAGCTCAAGCAGTACGCCTTCGATCTGCTCTATGACCTCTACGAGAATGAGACCCAGTACTCCGAGGATCTCTATGATGAGCTCGGCTGGACTGAGGATGTCAAGCGCTTCCTGCGCTACAACGCCAACAAGGCGCTGAACAACCTCGGTTATGAGGGCCTCTTCCCGGCCGATGAGACCAAGGTGTCGCCGGCGATCCTCTCCGCACTCTCTCCGAATGCCGATGAGAACCACGACTTCTTCTCGG
- a CDS encoding ferritin has product MTIHEEFQQALNEQISAELEASLVYLQLSYALDDLGLVGMRDWMKAQYKEEQQHAARFAEHLLDRDVLPQIGNISAPIIKIESAVEAFEAAFNHEKMISERIRRLAELQITHKDYDSRPLIDWFLQEQIQEEATIDEILDRLKIVGNSGSGLLRIDSELGDR; this is encoded by the coding sequence ATGACCATCCACGAAGAATTCCAGCAGGCCCTCAACGAGCAGATCAGTGCAGAGCTCGAAGCCTCCCTCGTCTACCTCCAGCTTTCCTACGCTCTTGACGACCTTGGCCTGGTCGGCATGCGTGACTGGATGAAGGCTCAGTACAAGGAGGAGCAGCAGCACGCCGCCAGGTTCGCCGAACACCTGCTCGACCGCGACGTTCTGCCCCAGATCGGCAACATCTCCGCCCCGATCATCAAGATCGAGTCCGCCGTCGAAGCTTTCGAGGCCGCCTTCAACCACGAGAAGATGATCTCCGAGCGCATCCGTCGTCTCGCCGAGCTTCAGATCACCCACAAGGACTACGATTCCCGTCCGCTCATCGACTGGTTCCTCCAGGAGCAGATCCAGGAAGAGGCCACCATCGATGAGATCCTCGACCGCCTGAAGATTGTCGGCAACTCCGGCTCCGGCCTGCTGCGCATCGATAGCGAGCTCGGCGACCGCTAA
- a CDS encoding FadR/GntR family transcriptional regulator: protein MTSPRHGSAVPLLDSVLDRLGREIIQGVLPEGKTFTLQDLSQRFDISRTVAREAMRALEQLGLVSSSRRVGITVQPRSSWVVFNESIIGWRLECEAERRGQLRSLNELRIGIEPVAARLCSEQASPADRIRLVQIAEELAELGHSGKGASEEFLELDIAFHSRLLEASGNEMFMALIPSVTSVLRGRTVFGLQPDNPEEETLDLHLRLALAIQSGDGAAAEKFSQKLLQEVREFLSPESH from the coding sequence ATGACGAGCCCCCGTCATGGTTCTGCCGTCCCACTCCTGGACAGTGTCCTGGATCGGCTGGGCCGGGAGATCATTCAGGGAGTCCTTCCTGAAGGAAAGACTTTCACCCTTCAGGATCTCAGCCAAAGATTCGACATCTCCCGCACCGTCGCCCGAGAAGCCATGCGTGCCCTGGAGCAGCTGGGGCTCGTCTCCTCCTCTCGGCGCGTGGGCATCACCGTTCAGCCCCGGTCCAGCTGGGTCGTGTTCAATGAGTCGATCATCGGTTGGCGCCTGGAATGCGAGGCAGAACGCCGCGGCCAGCTCCGTTCTCTCAATGAGCTGAGAATCGGCATCGAGCCGGTGGCCGCCCGTCTTTGTTCGGAGCAGGCATCCCCCGCTGACCGGATCAGGCTGGTGCAGATCGCCGAGGAACTGGCCGAACTGGGGCACTCCGGAAAGGGCGCCTCCGAGGAGTTCCTGGAATTGGACATCGCCTTCCACAGCAGGCTGCTGGAGGCCTCCGGCAATGAGATGTTCATGGCGCTGATCCCCTCGGTGACCAGTGTGCTCCGGGGGCGTACCGTCTTCGGCCTGCAACCGGATAATCCGGAAGAGGAAACCCTGGACTTGCATCTCCGGCTAGCCCTGGCCATCCAATCCGGAGATGGGGCCGCTGCCGAGAAATTCTCTCAGAAGCTGCTCCAGGAAGTTCGTGAGTTCCTCTCCCCGGAAAGCCACTGA
- the nrdE gene encoding class 1b ribonucleoside-diphosphate reductase subunit alpha, whose protein sequence is MDLDYHALNALLNLYDEDGRIQFDKDRMAARQYFLQHVNQNTVFFHNLREKLNYLVENNYYEPEVLEPYEFEFIKALFKRAYAHKFRFKTFLGAYKYYTSYTLKTFDGSRYLERFEDRVCMVALTLAAGDKELAENLVDEIMSGRFQPATPTFLNSGKAQRGEPVSCFLLRIEDNMESIGRAINSALQLSKRGGGVALLLSNLREAGAPIKKIENQSSGVIPVMKLLEDSFSYANQLGARQGAGAVYLNAHHPDIMSFLDTKRENADEKIRIKTLSLGVVIPDITFDLARRNDDMYLFSPYDVERIYGKPFGDISVTELYDEMVEDDRIRKTKINARQFFQTLAEVQFESGYPYIMYEDTVNRANPIEGRINMSNLCSEIFQVNTPSTYHEDLTYEEIGEDISCNLGSLNIAMTMDSPDFAQTIETSIRGLTAVTEQTSIDSVPSIRVGNEASRAIGLGQMNLHGYLGREHIYYGSEEGLDFTNAYFAAVMYQAIRASNKIARERGTTFGGFETSEYASGTFFDRYDPAEFAPTTEKVKQIFAESSIETPSAEDWAQLKADVMKYGLYNRNLQAVPPTGSISYINNSTSSIHPIASQIEIRKEGKIGRVYYPAPHLDNENRAYFQDAYEVGYEKVIDTYAVATKYVDQGLSLTLFFKDTVTTRDINRAQIYAWRKGIKSLYYIRLRQMALEGTEIEGCVSCTL, encoded by the coding sequence ATGGATCTGGACTATCACGCACTGAACGCCCTGCTCAACCTCTACGATGAGGACGGCCGGATTCAGTTCGACAAGGACCGGATGGCTGCCCGGCAGTACTTCCTGCAGCACGTCAACCAGAACACCGTGTTTTTCCACAACCTGCGGGAGAAGCTGAACTACCTGGTTGAGAACAACTACTACGAGCCTGAGGTCCTCGAGCCCTATGAGTTCGAGTTCATCAAGGCACTCTTCAAGCGCGCCTACGCACACAAGTTCCGTTTCAAGACTTTCCTGGGCGCCTACAAGTACTACACCTCCTACACCCTGAAGACCTTCGACGGCAGCCGCTACCTGGAGCGCTTCGAGGACCGCGTCTGCATGGTCGCACTGACCCTGGCCGCCGGCGATAAGGAGCTCGCCGAGAACCTCGTCGACGAGATCATGAGTGGGCGTTTCCAGCCCGCCACCCCGACCTTCCTGAACTCCGGTAAGGCACAGCGCGGCGAGCCCGTCTCCTGCTTCCTGCTGCGCATCGAGGACAACATGGAGTCCATCGGCCGCGCCATCAACTCCGCCCTGCAGCTGTCCAAGCGCGGCGGCGGTGTCGCCCTGCTGCTCTCCAACCTGCGTGAGGCCGGCGCCCCGATCAAGAAGATCGAGAACCAGTCCTCCGGTGTCATTCCGGTGATGAAGCTGCTGGAGGATTCCTTCTCCTACGCCAACCAGCTCGGTGCCCGCCAGGGTGCCGGCGCGGTCTACCTCAACGCCCACCACCCGGACATCATGTCCTTCCTGGACACCAAGCGTGAGAACGCCGATGAGAAGATCCGCATCAAGACCCTCTCCCTCGGTGTGGTCATCCCCGACATCACCTTCGATCTGGCACGTCGCAACGACGACATGTACCTCTTCTCGCCCTATGATGTCGAGCGCATCTACGGCAAGCCCTTCGGTGATATCTCGGTCACCGAGCTCTACGACGAGATGGTCGAGGACGACCGGATCCGCAAGACCAAGATCAACGCCCGACAGTTCTTCCAGACCCTGGCGGAGGTGCAGTTCGAGTCCGGTTACCCCTACATCATGTACGAGGACACCGTGAACCGCGCCAACCCGATCGAGGGCCGGATCAACATGTCCAACCTCTGCTCCGAGATCTTCCAGGTCAACACGCCCTCCACCTACCATGAGGACCTGACCTACGAGGAGATCGGTGAGGACATCTCCTGCAACCTGGGTTCCCTCAACATTGCCATGACGATGGACTCCCCGGACTTCGCCCAGACCATCGAGACCTCGATCCGTGGCCTGACCGCCGTGACCGAGCAGACCTCCATCGACTCCGTGCCCTCCATCCGGGTGGGCAATGAAGCCTCCCGCGCCATCGGCCTGGGCCAGATGAACCTGCACGGTTATCTCGGCCGCGAGCACATCTACTATGGCTCGGAGGAAGGCCTGGACTTCACCAACGCCTACTTCGCGGCAGTCATGTACCAGGCGATCCGTGCCTCCAACAAGATCGCCCGGGAACGTGGCACCACCTTCGGCGGCTTCGAGACCTCGGAATACGCCTCCGGGACCTTCTTCGACCGTTATGATCCGGCTGAGTTCGCCCCCACCACGGAGAAGGTCAAGCAGATCTTCGCTGAGTCCTCCATCGAGACCCCGAGTGCCGAGGACTGGGCACAGCTCAAGGCCGATGTCATGAAGTACGGCCTGTACAACCGCAACCTCCAGGCGGTCCCCCCGACCGGCTCGATCTCCTACATCAACAACTCGACCTCCTCGATCCACCCGATCGCCTCCCAGATCGAGATCCGCAAGGAAGGTAAGATCGGCCGCGTCTACTACCCGGCTCCGCACCTGGACAACGAGAACCGCGCCTACTTCCAGGACGCCTATGAGGTCGGCTACGAGAAGGTCATCGACACCTATGCGGTGGCCACCAAGTACGTCGATCAGGGTCTCTCCCTGACCCTCTTCTTCAAGGACACCGTCACCACCCGTGACATCAACCGGGCCCAGATCTACGCCTGGCGCAAGGGCATCAAGTCCCTGTACTACATCCGCCTGCGCCAGATGGCCCTGGAAGGCACCGAAATTGAGGGATGCGTCAGCTGCACCCTCTAA
- the nrdI gene encoding class Ib ribonucleoside-diphosphate reductase assembly flavoprotein NrdI, which produces MLVVYFSSVTENTRRFVDKLDLPAARIPLYREDEPLVVNEPYVLVCPTYGGGAGMTHQNSRPVPPQVIRFLNNEHNRSFIRAVAAGGNTNFGSDYGLAGEIISAKCKVPYVYRFELMGNDEDVRVFRSGLVDNAEALGLEPLADPAVAESVSGS; this is translated from the coding sequence GTGTTGGTCGTGTACTTCTCCTCCGTAACGGAGAACACGCGGCGCTTCGTGGACAAATTGGATCTGCCCGCCGCGCGGATCCCCTTGTATCGGGAAGACGAACCCCTGGTGGTCAATGAACCCTATGTTCTTGTCTGCCCCACCTATGGTGGGGGAGCCGGTATGACCCACCAGAATTCCCGGCCGGTGCCGCCCCAGGTCATCCGTTTCCTCAATAACGAGCACAACCGCAGCTTCATCCGGGCGGTCGCCGCCGGTGGAAACACCAACTTCGGCTCTGATTACGGGCTGGCCGGGGAGATCATCTCCGCCAAGTGCAAGGTGCCCTATGTCTACCGTTTCGAGCTGATGGGCAATGACGAGGACGTCCGGGTCTTCCGCTCCGGCCTGGTTGACAACGCCGAAGCCCTCGGCCTGGAGCCCCTTGCGGACCCGGCTGTGGCAGAGTCGGTGAGTGGTTCCTAG
- the nrdH gene encoding glutaredoxin-like protein NrdH, with product MAITLYTKPACMQCNATKKALDRAGLEYEAVDISLDDEARDYVLALGYLQAPVVEVNGKHWSGFRPERIRELATQAA from the coding sequence ATGGCAATCACTCTCTACACCAAGCCCGCCTGCATGCAGTGCAACGCCACCAAGAAGGCACTGGATCGCGCCGGCCTTGAGTACGAGGCCGTCGACATCAGCCTTGACGATGAGGCCCGTGACTATGTCCTGGCCCTCGGTTACCTCCAGGCCCCGGTCGTTGAGGTCAACGGCAAGCACTGGTCTGGCTTCCGCCCGGAGCGCATCCGCGAGCTGGCCACCCAGGCCGCCTAA
- the ykgO gene encoding type B 50S ribosomal protein L36 — protein sequence MKVRKSLRSLKNKPGAQVVRRHGKVFVINKKEPRFKARQG from the coding sequence ATGAAGGTTCGTAAGTCACTTCGGTCGCTGAAGAACAAGCCGGGCGCCCAGGTTGTGCGTCGCCACGGTAAGGTTTTCGTGATCAACAAGAAGGAGCCGCGTTTCAAGGCCCGTCAGGGTTAA
- the nadE gene encoding ammonia-dependent NAD(+) synthetase has product MSAHSDSLQSQIIAALHVRPDIDPGEEVSTRVRFLADYLRSTGLQGFVLGISGGQDSTLAGRLAQLAVEQIRAEGGQAAFWAARLPHGVQADEDDARQALKFINPDHEATVNVQTATTAIAGEVAATLDQPTLGDFNRGNVKARQRMIAQYALAGEKGLLVIGTDHAAENLTGFFTKHGDGAADLTPLAGLNKRQGVALLRHLGAPAPLWEKVPTADLEDDRPALPDEVALGVSYEHIDDYLEGREVPPAARERLEHLWRIGQHKRHLPAAPQDSWWRA; this is encoded by the coding sequence ATGTCTGCTCACTCTGACTCACTCCAGTCCCAGATCATCGCCGCCCTCCACGTCCGACCTGACATAGATCCGGGCGAGGAGGTGTCCACCCGGGTGCGCTTCCTCGCCGACTATCTCCGCAGCACCGGACTGCAGGGCTTCGTCCTGGGCATCTCCGGTGGGCAGGACTCGACCCTGGCTGGCCGACTGGCACAGCTGGCGGTGGAACAGATCCGGGCGGAGGGCGGCCAGGCTGCGTTCTGGGCGGCGCGTCTGCCGCATGGGGTGCAGGCTGATGAGGATGATGCCCGTCAGGCTCTGAAGTTCATCAACCCCGACCATGAGGCCACGGTCAATGTCCAGACCGCCACCACCGCCATCGCCGGCGAGGTGGCCGCCACCCTCGACCAACCGACCCTGGGGGATTTCAACCGGGGCAATGTCAAGGCCCGCCAACGGATGATCGCCCAGTACGCCCTGGCCGGGGAAAAGGGACTGCTGGTGATCGGCACCGATCATGCCGCCGAGAACCTCACCGGATTCTTCACCAAACATGGCGATGGCGCTGCGGACCTGACGCCCCTGGCCGGGCTGAACAAGCGCCAGGGCGTGGCGTTGCTGCGCCACCTCGGTGCCCCGGCGCCGCTCTGGGAGAAGGTGCCCACCGCCGATCTGGAGGATGATCGCCCCGCCCTGCCCGATGAGGTCGCCCTCGGGGTCTCCTATGAGCACATCGATGACTACCTCGAAGGCAGAGAGGTGCCCCCCGCCGCCCGGGAGCGGTTGGAGCACCTCTGGCGGATCGGACAGCACAAGCGGCACCTGCCAGCTGCCCCGCAGGACAGCTGGTGGCGCGCCTAG
- a CDS encoding DUF7218 family protein, with protein MAEKKKEDPGPSVKDKELYEELREDGASKGKAARIANAAAKTSREEVGRKGGEAGSYDDWTVEELKERARELEIESRSTMNKQELIDALRNS; from the coding sequence ATGGCCGAGAAGAAGAAGGAAGATCCCGGACCGAGCGTCAAGGACAAGGAGCTCTACGAAGAGCTGCGGGAGGATGGTGCCAGCAAGGGCAAGGCCGCCAGGATAGCCAATGCGGCAGCCAAGACCTCCCGGGAGGAGGTGGGCCGCAAAGGCGGTGAGGCCGGCTCCTATGATGACTGGACTGTTGAGGAACTCAAGGAACGTGCCCGCGAGCTAGAGATCGAAAGCCGCTCCACGATGAACAAGCAGGAGCTTATCGACGCCCTGCGCAACAGCTAG
- a CDS encoding fructosamine kinase family protein, translating into MVETFRKCPAEPHSAEAEAAGLRWLREASEAVARVHAVTGNCLETINIHTVRPSPEAARRAGRELALIHRAGAPAFGSPPAGWEGPNYIGTQRQECTPTAHWGQFYAQQRVLPFARAAQRRGNLSPAGLELVERAATSISTGEWDITPARIHGDLWAGNLLFGEQGPVFIDPAAHGGHPQTDLAMLDLFGAPHLAEIRAGYQEITALPAGWLEFTAVHQLHPLAVHTLTHGAGYAPALMNAARKTLELLPG; encoded by the coding sequence ATGGTCGAGACCTTCCGCAAATGTCCAGCTGAGCCCCACTCAGCTGAAGCTGAGGCCGCCGGACTGCGCTGGCTGAGGGAAGCCAGTGAAGCGGTGGCCAGGGTTCATGCGGTGACCGGAAACTGCCTGGAGACCATCAATATCCATACGGTGCGCCCCAGCCCAGAGGCCGCCCGCCGGGCAGGCCGGGAACTGGCCCTGATCCACCGCGCCGGGGCGCCTGCCTTCGGTAGCCCACCCGCCGGCTGGGAGGGGCCGAACTATATCGGCACTCAACGCCAGGAGTGCACCCCCACCGCACACTGGGGGCAGTTCTATGCGCAGCAGCGCGTGCTGCCCTTCGCCCGGGCCGCGCAGCGGCGCGGCAACCTCAGCCCAGCCGGGCTGGAGCTGGTGGAGCGGGCTGCGACGTCGATAAGCACGGGGGAGTGGGACATCACCCCGGCCCGGATCCACGGTGACCTCTGGGCCGGCAACCTGCTCTTCGGGGAACAGGGGCCGGTGTTCATCGACCCGGCCGCGCACGGCGGGCACCCCCAGACCGACCTGGCGATGCTCGACCTCTTCGGCGCACCTCATCTGGCTGAGATCCGCGCCGGGTATCAGGAGATCACCGCCCTGCCCGCGGGGTGGTTGGAGTTCACTGCGGTGCATCAGTTGCACCCCCTGGCGGTGCATACCCTGACCCACGGGGCGGGTTATGCCCCGGCGCTCATGAACGCGGCCCGGAAAACCCTGGAGTTGCTCCCTGGTTGA
- a CDS encoding pyridoxamine 5'-phosphate oxidase family protein: MTTNDAVFQKLTPEECRAKLGSVELGRIVVRRSEDMDIFPVNYVLDDEGRIYLRTAEGNKLFTVNLNPDVLFEADEVKDGFAWSVVVKGKAEILTSAADIHFADSLPLKPWAPTLKYNYVRISATEISGRSFPIAEEPERY, translated from the coding sequence ATGACTACCAATGACGCTGTTTTCCAGAAGCTGACCCCCGAAGAATGCCGTGCGAAGTTGGGCTCCGTGGAGCTGGGCCGCATCGTGGTGCGCCGCAGCGAGGACATGGACATCTTCCCGGTGAACTACGTCCTCGATGATGAGGGACGCATCTACCTGCGTACCGCCGAGGGCAATAAGCTCTTCACCGTCAACCTCAACCCCGATGTGCTCTTCGAGGCAGATGAGGTCAAGGATGGTTTCGCCTGGTCCGTGGTGGTCAAGGGTAAGGCTGAGATCCTCACCTCCGCAGCGGACATCCACTTCGCGGACTCCCTTCCGCTGAAGCCCTGGGCACCGACCCTGAAGTACAACTACGTGCGTATCAGCGCCACGGAGATCAGCGGTCGTTCCTTCCCCATCGCCGAGGAGCCGGAGCGCTACTAA
- a CDS encoding DUF6882 domain-containing protein, which produces MIAQIRRVAQRATLFSQIRQEIFQEWLTEQLGDYNYFIDLDQQACSFNSKEHSPTGTTEILSEPFLLATIAVDPPTLRWGFAEAHESETGPNPAARGIRQFGLQQNLEAFSTPEFSHELTSKSSDPEELKAQLSALGDDLGQGAVEIFGPAILYSVVPTGTAGSCAVYLHSNFSQNPPGTEFGDVVTRLPRLLPDCDDIGWSLAGLSHLLGWRFEALPSPDTWLLVSEDAQLLQIGVEYDEQGQLNNIQLKS; this is translated from the coding sequence ATGATTGCGCAGATCCGTCGCGTCGCACAGCGCGCCACCCTCTTCTCCCAGATCCGTCAGGAAATCTTCCAGGAATGGCTCACTGAGCAGCTGGGTGACTACAACTACTTCATCGACCTGGACCAGCAGGCCTGCTCCTTCAACAGTAAGGAGCACAGCCCCACCGGCACCACCGAGATCCTCAGCGAGCCTTTCCTCCTGGCCACCATCGCCGTGGATCCGCCCACCCTGCGCTGGGGTTTCGCTGAGGCGCATGAGTCGGAGACCGGGCCGAACCCGGCGGCCCGGGGGATCCGCCAATTCGGCCTGCAGCAGAATCTCGAGGCTTTCAGCACCCCGGAATTCTCACATGAGCTCACTTCTAAGTCTTCGGATCCGGAGGAACTGAAGGCGCAGCTGAGCGCCCTGGGCGATGATCTGGGGCAGGGCGCGGTGGAGATCTTCGGTCCAGCCATTCTCTATTCCGTGGTTCCCACCGGCACCGCCGGTTCCTGCGCGGTTTATCTGCACAGCAACTTCTCCCAGAACCCGCCGGGCACCGAGTTCGGGGATGTGGTTACCAGGCTGCCCCGGCTGCTCCCCGACTGTGATGACATCGGCTGGTCCCTGGCGGGGCTGTCGCATCTGTTGGGCTGGCGTTTCGAGGCGCTCCCCTCCCCCGACACCTGGTTGCTGGTCAGCGAGGATGCTCAGCTTCTGCAGATCGGGGTGGAGTATGACGAGCAGGGCCAGCTGAACAATATTCAGCTGAAATCCTGA
- a CDS encoding DsbA family protein: MSNKIKSPNEKSNGFIWAIVAVLVIAVIVVGYIVYSGKDAKTEWIAEREFQDVQFEAELDGDAVILKADSATEGTPSANLFEDFSCSYCSQLAIATDGQMKDAVEGGELVVHVQPLHFLDRDNASGNSHRALAASLATLEYGDADLYWNYRSLLLEEQSEIANQWSDEDYAAAAGAMGASEEVVSAIENGEFMEQAATIGDANGTYLQEETGSLSSPRVLQDGKDIAEDNIQAWVEIAKQG, encoded by the coding sequence GTGAGTAACAAGATCAAGTCGCCCAATGAGAAGAGCAACGGGTTCATCTGGGCGATCGTGGCCGTTCTGGTCATCGCGGTCATCGTCGTCGGCTATATCGTCTACTCCGGTAAGGATGCCAAGACGGAATGGATCGCTGAGCGTGAGTTCCAGGATGTGCAGTTCGAGGCGGAACTGGATGGTGATGCAGTCATCCTCAAGGCGGACTCCGCCACTGAGGGCACCCCTTCCGCCAACCTCTTCGAGGACTTCAGCTGCTCCTACTGCTCCCAGCTGGCGATCGCCACTGACGGGCAGATGAAGGATGCTGTCGAGGGTGGTGAGCTGGTGGTTCATGTCCAGCCGCTGCACTTCCTGGATCGTGACAATGCCAGCGGTAACTCCCACCGCGCCTTGGCTGCTTCCCTGGCCACCCTGGAGTACGGTGACGCCGACCTCTACTGGAACTACCGCAGCCTCCTGCTGGAGGAGCAGAGCGAGATCGCCAACCAGTGGAGCGATGAGGATTATGCTGCTGCGGCCGGCGCCATGGGTGCCTCCGAGGAGGTTGTCAGCGCCATCGAGAACGGTGAGTTCATGGAGCAGGCCGCCACCATCGGTGATGCCAACGGCACCTACCTGCAGGAGGAGACCGGATCGCTCTCCTCCCCGCGGGTCCTCCAGGATGGCAAGGACATTGCCGAGGACAACATTCAGGCCTGGGTGGAGATCGCCAAGCAGGGTTAA